The genomic interval CTATACTCGGGGGTTCCCGAGGCCTTGCAAAGGGAGTGCAAATGTCTCTCACCCCCTCGAATACCCGAACACCCATGGCGGCCGTCGATCGCGCATGGCTGCGCATGGACAGCCCGGAAAATCCAATGATGGTCTGCAGCTTGTTGGTGCTGGACCGCCCGATTTCCGTGAATCATCTCAGACGCACGCTGGAAGAGCGGCTTCTGCGTTTCCGTCAGTTTCGCCAGAGGATAGTCGACACCGGCGACCGCGCGTACTGGCAGGATGACCCGTCCTTTGACCTGGACAACCACCTGCACACCGTTGCCCTGCCCGGCAAGGCAGACCAGGCCCAGCTGCAGAAACTGGTGGGCGACCTGAACAGCACCGCACTGGATTTCCGGCGGCCACTCTGGCAACTGCACTACATCGACAATTACCAGGGCGGCAGCGCACTGCTGATCCGTATCCATCACTGCATTGCCGATGGCATTTCGCTGGTGCGGGTGATGCTATCCCTGACCGACAAAACCCCGGAGCCGATGCTTCCGAAAGTTGCGGTGCGTTCGGCCGCGCCTGCGCCGAAACGATCATGGCTGCAATCGACGCTTCACCGGGCGGTGGACAACATTCAGGCCGCCACCTACCAGACCCAGCTGTTTATCCAGTCGGTTCGTGAAGATCCGAAATACCCGGCCAAACTGGCGTCCACCGCCGGCAGTGTCGCGCTCGATTTGCTCAAGCTCGGGCTCGCGCCGTTCGAGCCGGAGACCGGATTGCGACGCCCCCTGTGCGGGCGCAAACACGTCGCCTGGGCCAAACCGCTGGATCTGGACGAAGTTAAAGCCTGCGCCAAGGCCCTCGGCGGCACCGTGAACGATACTCTGATGTGTACCGCCACCGGGGCCCTGCAGCGCCACTTCGCCGCCCGTCGCGAAGATGTGCCCGAGTGCGGCCTGCGGGTTGCTGTGCCATTCAACCTGCGACCACTGAACCAGCCGATTGAAATCCTCGGCAACAAGTTCGGCCTGGTGCTGGTGAACCTGCCGGTGGAGGTTCAGGATCCGTTCATGTGTTTCCGGCAGGTGCAGGAAAACATGAACCGCCTGAAGCGCTCTTACCAGGCGCAGGTGACCTACAGCCTCCTTGATCTGTTTGGCCGTGGCCCCGACGCCCTGGAGCGCAGGGCCCTGGGTTTGCTGAGCAACAAGGCCTCCGCCGTGCTGACCAACGTGCCGGGCCCCAAGGAGCCGCTGTACATGGCCGGCGCCAAGGTCACCCAGCCGATGTTCTGGGTGCCCCAGAGCGGCTCAATCGGCATAGGCATGAGCATCTTCAGTTATGCCGGCACCGTGCAGTTCGGTATCACCGTGGACAAGAACATTCACGCCGATCCGGACGAGATCATGGCGTACTTCCAGGAAAGCTTTGAAGCCCTCAGCCACGTCGCCCTGGCTGGCCGGCGAGGCGCCATTGAACGCAAAGCGGGCTGAACGGATAGGCATAAGCACTTACCTCAAAACAGCGATGGCACGAAACAAACCTTGAAGTACGGCAAACCGGACACATATACTGTCGGTAAGGGGACGACATGGCTTCGACGCTGGTGGCGAACCCTTGAGTGCATGTCGAGATGGCAGCCAATCTCGTTAATCCAAAGCTGCAACGCAATAGTCGCAAACGACGAAAACTACGCACTAGCAGCGTAAGCTGCTAGTCGTCCTGACTGGGTCGCCCGTAGCCCAGAGCTACATCTCAGGACGTCATCGCTTACGGGATGCTCCGTTATCCAGAGCTCACTGGTTAACGGCTAAGATATAAAGAGATCGCTTCTTGCACCCTGACCTTCGGGTCGCTTGAAGTTAAATTAATAGAGGGACGCTATGCATGTAGACTCTCAAGGTTGAGTACTGGCGGACGCGGGTTCAATTCCCGCCGTCTCCACCAACTACCCAGAGAAAAGCCCCGTTTTCCGGGGCTTTTCTCGTTTCAGGGCATACCTTTCCGTTCGCCGAAGTTGGCGTCATACCGATTAAATAAATCCCAGTCATTGTATAGTTAAGGCTCCTGACCCACTCACCGCACCGGACCTTCTGCGATGGACCAGACCCAGCAACCCGCCAATCTGACCGACGTACTCCAGCGCCTGCGTGAGCACACCGAGGGCCAACAGCACATCTCCATTGGCGATCTACTGGCGGCGGTTGGCCAGCGCTCGTTCGGGCCGGTGGTGCTGATCGCAGGCCTGATCACCATCGCCCCGCTGATTGGTGATATTCCCGGCGTACCGACTTTGCTGGGCCTGGTGGTGCTGCTGACGCTGGGGCAACTGCTGTTCCAGCGCCAATCGGTGTGGATTCCGAATAAACTGTCTAACCGCCGCGTGGCCCGGGAAACTCTGATCAAGGGCCTGGACTGGATGCAGAAGCCGGCCTGCTTTGTGGACCGCTGGACTCGCCCACGGCTGACCTGGCTGGTACGGGGGCCCGGGCAGTACCTGATGGCGTTGATTTGCATGCTGGTGGCCGCGGCCATGCCGGCCATGGAGGTGGTGCCTTTTAGCGCCAACGGTGGTGCGCTGGCGCTGATGGTGTTCGGTATGGCCATGGTGGTGGAGGATGGCGTGCTGGCCTTGCTGGGCATGGCCATCACCGGCGGTACTTTGTGGGCGGTGATAATCGGGCTCATGGGATAGCACAAGCTGCCGATAACCAACTGAACGCTGGTCACCATTTGAAACAAAGCAGTTGAACCGGACACCCGGCCAATGCTGGTATTATTACGACATACCTATGGCTTGCCTACGCTCCGCGCTCAGCGGTACTACCAGCCAATACACCAGAGAACGCCCGTACTTGCGGGCTTTCGTCGCTTCGAGGATTCGGTTGTATGCTCACTAAAACGAAACAGGCCCAGAAATTACTGCTGTTTCGGTTGTCCGGTGACCGGTTATTCGGGATTGGCACCCTGA from Marinobacter sp. LA51 carries:
- a CDS encoding WS/DGAT/MGAT family O-acyltransferase, giving the protein MDSPENPMMVCSLLVLDRPISVNHLRRTLEERLLRFRQFRQRIVDTGDRAYWQDDPSFDLDNHLHTVALPGKADQAQLQKLVGDLNSTALDFRRPLWQLHYIDNYQGGSALLIRIHHCIADGISLVRVMLSLTDKTPEPMLPKVAVRSAAPAPKRSWLQSTLHRAVDNIQAATYQTQLFIQSVREDPKYPAKLASTAGSVALDLLKLGLAPFEPETGLRRPLCGRKHVAWAKPLDLDEVKACAKALGGTVNDTLMCTATGALQRHFAARREDVPECGLRVAVPFNLRPLNQPIEILGNKFGLVLVNLPVEVQDPFMCFRQVQENMNRLKRSYQAQVTYSLLDLFGRGPDALERRALGLLSNKASAVLTNVPGPKEPLYMAGAKVTQPMFWVPQSGSIGIGMSIFSYAGTVQFGITVDKNIHADPDEIMAYFQESFEALSHVALAGRRGAIERKAG
- a CDS encoding exopolysaccharide biosynthesis protein; amino-acid sequence: MDQTQQPANLTDVLQRLREHTEGQQHISIGDLLAAVGQRSFGPVVLIAGLITIAPLIGDIPGVPTLLGLVVLLTLGQLLFQRQSVWIPNKLSNRRVARETLIKGLDWMQKPACFVDRWTRPRLTWLVRGPGQYLMALICMLVAAAMPAMEVVPFSANGGALALMVFGMAMVVEDGVLALLGMAITGGTLWAVIIGLMG